The Juglans regia cultivar Chandler chromosome 11, Walnut 2.0, whole genome shotgun sequence genome contains the following window.
CATACAAAAGCACAAGTACGGCACCAACAAGCTCTCAAAAGTTCTCTTATATATACTTTTGTGAGAATCAAAGGCATAAAAAGTTGGCATTGGAAGATaatctacatgaaaaatattccaTTACTagctttatttttctgtttctttttttttttttttttttttttatgcatccATCTCATGCTGACAAAAGTTGGCCTTTTCACCTTCTAATTTCTTCTTGCTGGCACCTTCATTCATCCCATATTTTCAGATTGTGTGGGATATCTGGTGGTCGAATTTATTTAATGCTAattgtttcagaaaataaaatataaactatttttcatataatcttcaagatatattagataataaaatatataaaaagcagTAGAATGAGGAGGACTACCTCACTCGCTTGACCTGTCAAATGGCTCACTCTAACTCGGTGAAGGAGTCCAGGAAATCAGCCCCGCTTTTCACTCTGAGAACACGAAAGTTTGGTCTCAAGTTTTTCACTATAGGGGGTCTGAGGGGGGTTGCGAGAGGGAATCGAGCTCGCTAGGGgataggggtgctacccacccCCAACGGAGTGGGGGCACCCCTTCCCTGCACCCCTTcacccccgcccccgcatcccAGGTGCGGGGCGCAATCCGCCCCCGtctcttttaatttaaaaaaaacactacgtttatttgatttaaaaattatttataagtgtaaaagtaattaaaaaaaatatttttagatccaaattataaatttaaattttgtaaatatgactataatttaaaaatgatgtaatttttaaatttgctattgcatattttgtgtaaattatagtgtattagtttttaaactattaaatttttaaatttgtcaatacatattttgtgaacaagtctaacatattgtaatatatatttatatatacacaatttataaaatataaatatatatttatgtttatatatatgtatataatataaatatataaaaaaatgggaGCGGTGGCGGGGGAAATGcggggcggggttgggccctccccgccATCCACTCCCGCTAGGGGCCCtagatgcggggcggggcggggcagcgggggcaGGGCCCTACTACCCAACCCTACTAGGGGGGTCTGAGGGGGCTTCGAGAGGAAACGAGCAAGACATCTAAGGGGGCTTTGGGAGGAAATCGCTAGGGAGATGGGGTATGAGGGGACTTCGACTCGAGAGGGAATCTGGTCTGCATCTGAGGGATCTTCGTCAAGCTCGCGAGGTGGAGGGAACGAGCGAGGTTTGACACAACCAGTTTACTTAGTGAACTCAGCCTGCCATGTATGGTGTGGGGAGTGTGCGTTGGTGGATAGGCTGATAccaagaatttttcatatatatattatatatatatatatatatatatatataagaaaaagaacaaTAGACCATGTTGTTGCTGTTGCATGCACCTTCACATAACATTTGTTTGATTTccaagagaaatactttagtcataaaAAGATTACTCAAAAGTAAACCTATAAAGTGACGTAGCTTGATGTAAtacatcaaattgtaaagttacttttcttgtaaaataaatctaatagatCACATGATACCACATCAGTTTgttagtttacttttgtataatccatTTATATCTGTAGGACTTCTCGATTTCCAAACTCAAGCTTGACCTAAGGTCTGAGgggatatttaaatattatgagatcGTGTGACACTATAGTTTGATATAAAACTGTAAAAATGTCATGCATTTTGTACAATTATACGTCTATATGtgtttgttataaataaataaatatgggattGCTAGAAGTGGAGTATactttaaaatgataaaatataatgtcTAGAAATGGATATGATTTGACCTTCAACGTGTATTGCAGTTCCCACTGCGCATTAGGAGTGGTGAATGTTAGGTGCAAGTCCACAAACAAGTACACAATTATTGAACAAGTCTAAAAGGCTTTAAAACTCTTCCAAAACTCCGTCTCGAATCTCTCGATCGTGTCCTTGTCAATCTCCTACTCCGATAATAACCCTTACCCACTAAACCAGTACACCATTTGCAAGTAGGCAGAATCCATGCCTAAAGaataacaaaatatcaaaaaagaACCTGTTctgcataaaatattaatcgCAAGAAGAATTGTTTACCACATCTCTAGGAAAAAAAACAGCAACAGTTCTTCCACTGGAATTGCACATCTCACCTTCTACAAACTGGTTTTAAAGGTATCTTCCACCAATAACCAGTATACTTCTGATGTCACTGACGTGTAAATGACCCTAATACGTGGGAATAGAACTACTTTTCAATCCCAACTTTGTGTTTGCCtcaggaaaataaaattaaaacatatgaaAACTCCGTTTTGTGCTATGGGCTTCAGGAAAAGAACTAATTTCACATGTAGACTATAGCACAGGATATAAATTGAGGACCCCATATGCAAATGAGCTCTAGGCACCTTAACAACAGCTAGAAAAAGCTGAGAAGCTTGCCCCGCAAAGGAGAGAAACTCAAATCCATCATGAAACTGCACTAAGTTAGTTTCTTTACCAGCTCCGGGCATTGGAAAggaaaacaacaaattaaatgatGCACAATCTCCATCTGTTGCCAAAagcacatgttttcaaactctATGTAACCGAGACCATAACACACAAGTCAAGTTCACTACAACTACGTCCAAATATTTTACCACCTAAATGAATAGAATTACATGTGTATGCTaggaattttaaaattaaatcagaAAAATACTTTCACGGACAAAGGATTCAGAATTTCAGTGGTTGTATATGGTTGccttgatttataaatatatagaaaaaattccAGCCCACCAATTGTTCCCAATGTCTTTATCtcacaaaaaggaaaataaataatcaaaattgtgggtgtgagagagagacagagacagagacagagagagaaatagagaaggaaaatgaatGATCAGTTATTGGTCGATTGTATAAACTGCAATATAAAGCTTATCTGTTGATTCTAATTGTAATATTCATGGTACATATTATCAAAAGTGAACTTTATACCATAGTGCACCTTTATAACTCATGCATGGCAGATTGAAGAATTAGTGAAACAAAGCTAAGGTTCCAAGGTTCTTAAGTAAAGCCTAAGAGCTTACAAATGCAGGACAGCAACATACCATCTTATCATATTTTCAACGAGGTTACTTTCTGTTAACTATAGACAATTTTCCTATTCCAATGCCATTTTAGATCCAATAGGCAATTCAGTTATACCTCTTACCACATGGCAAAAGGTAGCCGGTTGCAATACTCTTACAAAGGCCTCAAAAGAGGATAATCTTCAAGGAGTTCCCGCTCTGAAAGAGTGTCATTTTCATTCTGAGGGGTCCACAGTACCTCAACTGCCTGCATGAAAACAGAAGACATCAggcacaaaaaataaaaactctgtAAGTAATGATCATAACAATGTTCACATTCTTACTAATATTTTGCTTGAGGGAATGGATCCAAGCTTTTGCAAGGCTTCTTTCAAGTCCCCACTGCCATTGATGGTGGGCAGCTTATGGACTCCTTCAGCAGCCACCAATATTGTTATCTGacttacaaaaatctcaaaacgtCAGGGAAATCGggaaaaatattatctacatttttctttccaatcaCTTCATACAACAGGCATTAAattattgagatgaaataaatgcaTCAAAAGAGCATAGCACGCCTTTACTTCCATAAGATTGCAACTTGCCATATGAGAGTAAATGACCAATACCACATCTAGGTTCATTTCTTATGAGTCTATAAGAGGTCCTAGGAGCACCTTTGGTTGAGAAGTAGAGACAAACCTGTTTTGTGGTCTCAGATTTATGGGTCAAGCAACCTATAACATTTATTATCAAAAGCTGTCAAGGAGGAGGTATTTCTTATCAAAAGGGTCTGGTAGAATTTGAGTAGTGgaaacatcaacaaaattaaaaagagtaaaAGAAATGGTGGAACCTTCCCTTCAGATTCTTTGTAAATGACGAACTAAGGGTTTGTAAGACTCTACACCATCTATGATCTTCTAACATCTCAACAGGAAAGACAAAAGTGGTTGCTATCAGCCAGAAGTAAATCTATACTTAATTGGGTCAGTTCAATGGGGTCTTTGGTCTGGCTTTTGAATGTCAATAAAGTATGCACCAAACTAGATCCATTTGGTGCTATTACAACGGTCACCGACCATTAAAACTTCATCACACCACAAAAGACTTTGAGATCTAACTACAAAAACGCAAGCCTGCAACATTCTTTTCAGAAAGTAATATACAAAGTCGTTCTAATACTCttttaaaatccaaattttagcAAATGATAAAATTTCAGTAACAATGTTTCTGCATATTCAAATTGAGATAGGAATTACGCTCAGGTGAGCCTTTTTCATTTAAGGTTATTTCTTACTTTTAGGTTTTCTTTCTACACCAAAAAgttaatcatataaataaatgcAAGAAAAATCCCTTCACATTATCAGAGAACTGAAACCCACCAAGATTGATTTGGTTCTACCTCGGTGACACACCACTCTTACATGAACGGGCGTTGTACCACTAGCTTTCTATTCTAAGACAGATCGCATCTAAGTTTACCGCTCTCATGGGCATTATATCTATCTGACTCAACTCCCACTGGATCCCCCAACTCCTCTTTtgagaaggggagagagagccAATCATTTGAGCAAACCACATAGATTACAATGATCATGCTTGCATGGAAGTTTCGAGTTTCCAGACTTGTTCTCGATATGAGTGGATAAGAAATGTTCAGTTGCGTCTTAGTTTGGAGTATACGGTGAAGGACCTCTGCACTGGAATATTACAGTTCTAAAATCTTTAAAAGAGATAATCAACCAGTTCACATTTCCCTGGAGCTACTGCACTCTACTCTCCCTACAGGTCGAGGGAAAGATAAAACATTCTAGAGGCCTTCTAATAATAGAATGCTTAAGTATCGTTCTCTCTATAAGGCTGTTTAGCAATTGATTTTTCATCAAAGAATATTTGGAGCGCAGAAGTGCCGAGAACAGTATCATTCTTTGGACAGACAACTGTTTTTGGTAAAAAATTGACAATTAAGAATTTGGGAAAAGGGAGAAAATTGTTGTGATTAAAATGTTGTCATATGGCCAGAGCAACTTAGCTGtttgagataaatttatttgtgGTGCATTGAGTGATGCATCAGACTGACAGAAGTGTTTGCACGGAAGATTTCCATGTCAGCAGAAGAACACCCAAACAGCCCATGTCAACCCATAAATGAAGTGTTGACATACATTTTAACAAATCCATCCTAAAGTTGACCTTACCACAATGTACTCGTTGCTGAATCCATTATATCTCTGATTGCCTGTGCTTTGCTTTTTAATGTTGTTCACATTGATGAGTGTTTCTTCATCAAACTTCCCCCGTTCTTCAATAGAAAGCTGATTGAACCGTTTCTCACCATCCTCCATGCTCTTCTTTAAATCCACCTGCAAGAATGGCACAAGTTATTCATTTCTGAAATCTAATCAAACTaagttctcaattttttttaaagaagccAAATATATTCCAGAAAGGACTATATTCCAGAAAGAATTATGATTAATCcaaaatgataagatgaaattgaTAAATTGCAACTTCTTACATATGTAAATCTGGAGGAGACTAATTTAAGTTAATCGGTCAAGAGCTCTAAAAAATTACCGTTGTCCTTGAGTGGTGTTGTTTACAAAAGTGAGATGCCAACCAATTTTGTGCAAATAGTTCAAGTTTCAACCTCAAGTGGATGGAAAGCAGGGTATCAACTAGTATGTTACTGACAAAAACAAGGTTGCCATGTGTGATTATAACATGCATGTGTGCAATGCACCTCTCAACcccttctttctctcttctctcttgaACAACATTgatccaaaattaaattttatagttcAGTAGATCAAGATCTTTGGGGAGATGGCATTCAACTTACAAATGAATAACCTGAGATACAATAATCAGGATGCCGAAGCAAAGCTAGCGTCGTCTCTGCATCAAAAAGATAAATTAGTCAGAATCTAAGATAATTaaccataaaaataacaagaaaccCTTAGTTTGTCATGTTGCATATGACAAGTTTTAGgtgaagaaatttattaaagCCAAAATTAGGACCAATGTATGTGctgtaataaaaaaatgtcagtCCTGTGTTCAATAAGAAATGAGATGCGCTAATGATATGACAATTGCCAACAACGTAAGAAGCAATATAAGAGATGTACATCATTCATGCTTGCTGCAAAATCAAGTATCGCAGGGGATTTTAAGAATGATTAGCAAATCACTCCCAAATCTGATCAAGTCAACATATGGTGATGACCACTTCAGAATCATAAGgaagattttcatgattttgatGCCTTTTGGAAAATTCCTTATGAACATACTACTGTgaatcaatataaaataatgtcattttttgCAAGAACACAGCATCACCAAGACAAGTGTGTATATGTGCATGCGCACGTAAAATTTTCTAAAGACGCAAGCTATGTCTCTACAGCACTCAAATCTCGtgacttttttctttaatttacaAACTCCAATCATTCCAACACTTTTAGTCTCAAATGTAATTtgtttcaatgatttttttctacGAGTTTACCtcaatttcttttctctctgtTCAATGGCATTGAACTCCATGATTCTAGATATCATCTTACCTACACCTTGAAGCTTATAATTTGCCTTAAAGGAACAGTAAAACATTCTCCATCAGCTCACTTCTGAGTAGGATTAGAATTTTCTCtacctctccccccccccccataaaaaaggaaatttaaCACATGCACCCTGAAGGTTTACAGAAACCTTCACTTACAATCCTAATTTTATGGGAGTGAAAGCCCCATTTTGGCCACAACTCAATGGAGGCTACAATTACATAATCAGAGAAAATGATAAACGGACTATACACATGATAACCAACATTATAGCCAGTAAAGTTCATTTAGACAATTTTTTAGGAATCAATCATCATAATTAATTTGCATAAGAAAACTCAAATCCGCTAGATATCTGATTAAggaataagaaattttttgttAAGTAAATAAGAAATGAACCACAGATCAGGCGAAGGATAAAAGTCCtataaaagaagaataaagatatttatttaGAAGCTCCACCTGTCAATACATAGCTCAAACCCTCAAAGCTAGATGTATCTGCAGTTTCAGCAATCCGATTAAGATCTCTTTGAAGGGACCGCCCCATGCCCAATAATCCGACCTAAAAATAGACACTAATGAAATCAACCTTTTTTTCATGGGTACACTAATGGAAATAAATACAGAATAACTGTTTCCTGAAATTCAAGAAAGATATTAAAAAGTGCATCAGAACTCAATTCAAGAAAAGGACGTTCTCAGCATGAAATGATTGACATCATTGAACTACTTCTTAAGCAACCAAATGAACTGACTTTCTAAAAAATCCAATTAAACAGAATGCTGGCGTACttgtaaaatgtaaaaattcCAATCTTTAATCTACATCCATTAATTTTAGGCATTTCCCAATTGTCCAGTACTGGATCCCACAGCGGCAAAAacatttcattataaaatatcGTGGtcaattttcttctaattaatcaAACATTAGAGTACGCTGAATATAGTAACTTCAGAAACTCTCCAAGCCATTCAATTCTCCATAAAATTCATACAAGACTACACTCATGAAAAGACCACTTTCGGAGTCCAAAATGCCGCTTCATTGAACAGAAAACAGTCACAGTTTAAATGAATCAGACACGTAAAAACCCCAAAACAAAATCCGACTTACGCCGAACCACCCTAGCATCACAAACATGAAGGTACAAAGTACCTGCCCCCTTGTCACTAGTATATTTAACCGCTGGTATTGAACGTCAATGATTCCGACAGGATTTCAAGGACCATTCTAATAAGGCCAATAATTATTCTGGGCAAAAGGACTTCTCTGACAAAAAAATCTGTCATCGGACAACCACTTTATATAAACGTTCTCACTAATATTGGAATCATCAAATTACTCAAATTGAGTCAAAGCCATTGCTTATAAGAGAAAACATCGAATTTCTACAATACCTGAAGCTTGAGCACGCTCGTTTTCTCGGTAGCAGTAAGAACACCACCCTCCGACCGATCCGAAAGAAACCCCGAAACCAAAACAAACGCCGCAAAacccatcaaaataaaaaagaaactcgACCCGGCTCCGAGTCCAAATCCAACAGCTGGCCCCACGTAAAACCCGCCACCGCTAAACCCGAATGGTGAAGGCGCGTAATATGGCACCGAATAAGAAAACCCCGGGCTCGACGTCCTCGGCACTGAGTAACTCCTCGACGAAGAAGACGATGAGGACTGCGAGGAAAACGACCTCCCACCCATTCTGCCTCCCGAGGCGGCCAAAGCCGAATTGGGGTCATACATCAACAACAACCCCAACAACACAGCGGCAATCGCCGGTTTTCTCAATGCCTTTATGGCGTTATATACAGTATTGGAAACAATCTCAAAGGGGTTCATGCAGTTTTCATCATTAATCGACCCATACTGATCAAATCCCGGGTCTGCTAAATGCTTCTTCTTCGCGTGGAAGAAGCATTTAACGCCGAATTTAGCGGGGCCTTGAAACTTTACATTCAGGATTCCGCTGCTAGATTTAATCCGTCTGGTGAAGGAGTTATGGTTGGCGAGGACTAGACGAGGAGGGGAGAGACGAATTGGGAAATTTTGCTTCCATTTCAATGGGGGCGCTTCAAGTAAAGAAGCAGTGGCCATGGAATTCAGTGACGATCGGGATTATGGGTTTTGGAgaggtgggagagagagagaatggagtTAGATATTTTCGGGTTCTGGTGAGGAAGAGAGTGTGATAGGGGTGGTGGAAATCTGGGTGATTCTAAAATGGACGAGCTATGGCCACGGAGGCGTGGCCCATCTCATCTGAAACAGAGTCGTTTTCGGGGAGACCGGTGGGGGAGGGCGGGTTTATTTCTACGTGGCTCTCACTGTGGTTCGTATACGTGGCATCACTGTaatgagaaaagaaatgatagagccatttaaaaatgaaaaattgtatacatattttgtactgaatttttatttatttattttatttagattagaaaatattttttaataattttgtaatttttttatttttaaaaatttttaaaggggtttaaaaaatatcaaaaataataataatttataatatttggtACCAAATTTTTTGTATAAGTAGCAGTACTCGACTGTAATATGGGATGAAGAAAATTCTCCAAAATGTTTTTcgaagaatttaattttttttaattacatttgtTAGTAGAATTTAGTCACTATGTTGAGGACATTGCAAAATTTGacaaattacaacaaaatgctaaaaattaaatattttataaatgagtaatgcttttttttttttatacataaccGATTACATTTAGTAAATGGTCAATGTCAAATATAGAAACATATACCCAGTAgcgacataaaaataaaaatacaaagtaTCACTCTTAAATATTACTTATCGACATCCAAGAACACCCTATTCAAAATCACAGCAGGGCATCTTGCCACCATTGTGTTATATCTACAACATTATAAGCATATATtgttagagaaattctatttacagtctttAAATAGGGACTGCATGTATAGgcatattattaaatgagagaaaatatcattttatgaggaataattttgtaattttaaaaaattttaaaattaaaatagcctaaacttgcattgcagtccctAAATGAAGACTGTACCTAACATTGCTCATCTTGTTAACATGTGTGCAACTTTATTATCCTATCTATCAACATGAGAGATCTCAAAGTCGTTAAAATAAGTAAGAAGATACTGAATTTCCTGAATTAGAGGTCCCTATGCAGAAAATGAAAGTGCACTAGACTGAACAGTTTCAATTACATTCAACGAATCTCCTTCCAAGATGAGACCAGAAATACCCAACTAAAATATCATTTGTAACTCTCTCAATGCCGCCAAAACTTCAGtatcatccacataaaaaacACTCAATTTCTTCATACTCAACGCCCATTATGATCACGTAGAACAATACCAATCCTAGTAGTACTTGTATTCCTAAACAAAGTCCATCAAAATTTAACTTCACTAATTCATGTGGTGGGGGCTGCCAAGAAATAATTTTCTCCTTTCTAACAATCAGATGGGAGTTTTTAATAGCATTGAAACTGTGCAAACATAGATTCCAATTCCTTACACAATAACTTTGGGAATTTAAAATAGCTCATGGTGTATGTTAGTAGAGTTTGAGCAAAAGCCTTGATTAAGATTTCTCTTCCAGCTTGTGAGAGGAGTTTCTCTTTCCAACCCTCCAATTTATGTCATACCTTCGACTTCAACTCTTGAAAAGTTAGAGACCTGTCATGCTCAACAAAAGAAGGTAATCACAAATATCTATCATAATGTGAATAGAACCACATTCCACAGTGCTTTAATAGCATTTGCATCATCCTATCCCACATTTCTATTAAGTAATAACTTagttttatcaaaattgaaCTATTATCCAAAAGCATCCCCACAAATCTGTAACAAATGCCTCATAACAGAATTTTCAGCCATAGTTACCcgacaaaacaataaaatgtcATCAACAAAAAATAGATGGCTAGTTAGCAGCGCACCATTACACACTTTTAGCCTTCTTATCAATCGTTGATGCTTAGCATCTTGAATAAGAGTTTATAGCCCCTCAGCACACAACGCAAAAATATAAGGGGATAATGGATCACCTTGACGTATACCTCGTGTGCGAAATATTGGTGAGCATAGTATACCATTAAGTAATAGCCTATATGAAACAGATTTTACACATGATAAAACCAAAGCAACCCAATTAGAATCAAAATCCAACCTTATCAACACTTGTTCAAGAACTACTCATATCATAAGCTTTGCTCATATTCAATTTAATAGACATAACACCCCTCCGactccttcttctctttctgaTGGAATGTACAGTCTTATATGCAAATAAAACATTATCCGTAATAAGCCTTTCTGGAACAAAAGCAGATTGATTAGGAGAAATAACCTTCGGTAATATAATCTTCAACCTATCAAATCTCTCCTGAATATTTGCCTCACCATCTCTCATGTTAGACCAGGTAAAAAAAGGACCATCAATAGCAAAGCTTTTAAAACTGCAAGTATCCAATACTTCAGGAAAATCCTGCATTTGGCATTCAAAATGAATCATGCCTCCTATTTCTCAAAATTAGAAATCAACTCATTAAAGTCTCCAAAATATAACCAAGGATGTTGTACAGAAACTGATATAAATTTCACTAGATTCCATACGTCCTTTTTGTGCCCTACATATAGATGTTCATACACCGCTGTCATCCACCACTTACAAGCAATCCTCACATCAGAAATCCATGCATCAAAGtgatattttgaaaacattataattttcaaattaatatccCTTTGCCAATACAGACCAATGCCCCAC
Protein-coding sequences here:
- the LOC108979483 gene encoding uncharacterized protein LOC108979483, with the translated sequence MATASLLEAPPLKWKQNFPIRLSPPRLVLANHNSFTRRIKSSSGILNVKFQGPAKFGVKCFFHAKKKHLADPGFDQYGSINDENCMNPFEIVSNTVYNAIKALRKPAIAAVLLGLLLMYDPNSALAASGGRMGGRSFSSQSSSSSSSRSYSVPRTSSPGFSYSVPYYAPSPFGFSGGGFYVGPAVGFGLGAGSSFFFILMGFAAFVLVSGFLSDRSEGGVLTATEKTSVLKLQVGLLGMGRSLQRDLNRIAETADTSSFEGLSYVLTETTLALLRHPDYCISGYSFVDLKKSMEDGEKRFNQLSIEERGKFDEETLINVNNIKKQSTGNQRYNGFSNEYIVITILVAAEGVHKLPTINGSGDLKEALQKLGSIPSSKILAVEVLWTPQNENDTLSERELLEDYPLLRPL